The following are from one region of the Myxocyprinus asiaticus isolate MX2 ecotype Aquarium Trade chromosome 2, UBuf_Myxa_2, whole genome shotgun sequence genome:
- the LOC127452185 gene encoding leucine-rich repeat-containing protein 4C-like has translation MLNKMTSYHQLQMLRGSRWKGAWFDPLFLLLLALQLLVVAGLVRAQTCPSVCSCSNQFSKVICTRRGLKDVPDGISTNTRYLNLQDNQIQVIKVDSFKHLRQLEILQLSRNHIRNIEIGAFNGLTSLNTLELFDNRLTTIPNGAFEYLSKLKELWLRNNPIESIPSDAFSRLPSLRRLDLGELKRLSYISSGAFQGLSNLRYLNLGMCNLKEVPNIQPLIRLDELEMSGNQLTVIQPSSFKGLFHLQKLWMMHAQVQTIERNSFDDLQSLRELNLAHNNLTFLPHDLFTPLRHLQRVHLHHNPWTCNCDILWLSWWLRETVPTNTSCCARCNSPSSLKGRYIGELDQSYFHCYAPVIIEPPADLNLTEGMAAELKCRTNSVTSVSWLTPNGSIITHGALKMRISVQNDGTLNFTNVTIQDTGTYTCIVSNMLGNISASAVLNVTSIDNSGFSYFTTVTVETIETSNDGESRTPVQPSFGWASSSTTRGTPIATERANTIPVTDIDGALNGLEEVMKTTKIIIGCFVAITLMAAVMLIIFYKMRKQHHQQDHDGPTRSIEVINVDEELTRVPAMESHLTLPPLEHEHYNHYNSYKTAYNHMSALSSYHSSVHEPLLIQASSKDNVQETQI, from the coding sequence ATGTTGAACAAGATGACCTCTTACCATCAGCTCCAGATGTTGAGAGGTTCTAGATGGAAAGGGGCTTGGTTTGACCCCTTGTTTCTCCTGCTTTTAGCCCTGCAGTTGCTTGTTGTGGCTGGATTGGTGCGAGCTCAAACCTGTCCCTCTGTTTGTTCCTGCAGTAACCAATTTAGTAAGGTCATTTGCACACGCAGAGGACTAAAGGATGTTCCTGATGGCATCTCCACCAATACACGGTATCTAAACCTTCAGGACAATCAAATCCAAGTCATAAAAGTAGACAGTTTCAAGCATCTACGACAGCTAGAGATTCTTCAACTTAGCAGAAACCACATCCGCAACATCGAGATTGGCGCCTTTAATGGGCTGACCAGCCTTAACACTCTGGAGCTTTTTGACAATCGCCTCACAACCATCCCAAATGGCGCCTTTGAGTATCTTTCAAAACTGAAAGAGCTGTGGCTTAGGAATAACCCTATTGAGAGCATACCGTCTGATGCCTTCAGTCGCTTGCCCTCCCTGCGGAGGCTGGACTTGGGGGAGCTGAAGCGTCTCTCCTACATCTCGAGTGGAGCATTTCAGGGCTTAAGCAACCTTCGCTACCTGAATTTGGGCATGTGTAACCTCAAAGAGGTCCCCAACATCCAGCCCTTGATTCGCCTGGATGAGCTGGAGATGTCCGGGAATCAGCTCACCGTGATCCAACCCAGTTCTTTTAAGGGCCTCTTTCATCTTCAGAAGCTGTGGATGATGCATGCCCAAGTCCAAACCATAGAGCGAAACTCCTTTGACGACCTGCAGTCTTTACGAGAACTCAACCTGGCTCACAACAACCTTACCTTTTTGCCCCACGATCTCTTCACACCTTTGCGCCACCTGCAGAGAGTGCATTTGCACCACAATCCCTGGACCTGTAACTGTGACATACTTTGGCTTAGTTGGTGGCTGAGAGAGACTGTACCAACGAACACCAGCTGTTGCGCCCGCTGTAATTCCCCATCCAGCCTCAAAGGCCGCTACATTGGTGAGCTGGACCAGAGCTACTTTCATTGCTATGCGCCTGTTATCATCGAGCCTCCTGCTGACCTCAATTTGACTGAAGGAATGGCAGCAGAGCTCAAGTGTCGAACAAATTCAGTGACCTCAGTCAGCTGGCTAACACCAAATGGCTCCATCATAACACATGGGGCACTCAAGATGCGCATCTCTGTCCAAAATGATGGAACACTAAACTTCACCAATGTCACCATCCAGGACACAGGAACCTATACTTGTATTGTAAGCAACATGTTGGGCAATATTTCAGCCTCTGCTGTCCTCAACGTGACATCAATTGACAACAGTGGCTTCAGTTACTTCACTACGGTCACCGTAGAGACAATTGAAACCTCTAACGATGGCGAGAGTCGGACGCCAGTGCAGCCATCTTTTGGCTGGGCATCCTCCTCAACCACAAGAGGAACACCGATTGCCACAGAGAGAGCAAACACCATTCCTGTGACTGACATAGATGGGGCTCTCAATGGTTTGGAGGAAGTGATGAAAACCACCAAGATCATCATTGGCTGCTTTGTGGCTATCACACTCATGGCGGCTGTCATGCTTATAATATTCTATAAGATGCGCAAGCAGCACCACCAGCAGGATCACGATGGGCCGACCCGCAGCATCGAGGTCATCAACGTAGACGAGGAGCTAACAAGGGTTCCAGCCATGGAGAGTCACCTGACTCTTCCACCTCTGGAGCATGAGCATTACAACCACTATAACTCCTACAAAACTGCTTATAACCACATGTCCGCTCTCAGCTCTTACCATAGTTCGGTGCATGAACCTTTACTAATTCAAGCCAGCTCAAAGGATAATGTACAGGAGACACAAATATGA